Proteins encoded together in one Bacteroides zoogleoformans window:
- the murB gene encoding UDP-N-acetylmuramate dehydrogenase translates to MELCLCKIPNTFGIEVTADRFLEYDSEEELKELIAAGRIAVPYLHVGSGSNLLFITDYKGTVLHSRIHSIEMTAEDKENVWVRVGAGVVWDDFVAYCVDRRWYGAENLSLIPGEVGASAVQNIGAYGVEVKDLITSVETINLEGEKRIYCVDECGYAYRKSVFKQPETKSLFVTYVNFRLSKKEHYTLDYGTIRQELARYPQADLHTLRRVIIEIRQSKLPDPEKLGNAGSFFMNPVVPRMQFEALQRMFPTMPYYDVDARHVKIPAGWMIEQCGWKGKALGPAAVHEKQALVLVNLGGAKGADIVALSDAVRASVRKKFGMDIYPEVNFIGN, encoded by the coding sequence ATGGAGCTTTGTTTGTGTAAAATACCTAACACTTTCGGTATTGAGGTAACTGCTGACAGATTCTTGGAATATGATTCGGAAGAAGAACTCAAGGAATTGATTGCGGCGGGACGCATAGCCGTGCCTTATTTGCATGTCGGTAGTGGTAGTAATCTGCTTTTTATCACGGACTACAAAGGCACGGTGCTGCATTCGCGTATTCATTCTATAGAAATGACGGCAGAAGATAAGGAGAATGTGTGGGTACGTGTTGGTGCCGGTGTGGTATGGGATGATTTTGTGGCTTATTGTGTAGACCGGCGTTGGTATGGCGCGGAGAATCTTTCGCTGATACCCGGTGAAGTGGGAGCAAGCGCTGTGCAGAATATAGGTGCTTATGGAGTGGAGGTTAAAGACCTGATAACTTCGGTGGAGACCATAAATCTTGAAGGAGAAAAGCGTATATACTGTGTAGATGAGTGTGGATATGCCTATCGGAAAAGCGTCTTTAAGCAGCCGGAGACGAAGAGCTTGTTTGTGACTTATGTTAATTTCCGGTTGAGTAAGAAAGAACACTATACTTTAGATTACGGCACAATCCGACAAGAATTGGCAAGATATCCACAGGCAGACTTGCATACATTGCGTCGCGTGATTATTGAAATTCGCCAAAGTAAGTTGCCCGACCCTGAGAAATTGGGAAATGCAGGAAGCTTTTTCATGAACCCTGTCGTGCCGCGCATGCAGTTTGAAGCATTGCAGCGCATGTTTCCTACAATGCCGTACTATGACGTCGATGCCCGGCATGTGAAGATTCCGGCAGGCTGGATGATAGAACAATGCGGCTGGAAAGGGAAAGCCTTGGGGCCAGCGGCCGTGCACGAAAAACAAGCATTGGTCTTGGTGAATCTGGGTGGTGCAAAGGGAGCGGATATTGTAGCTCTTTCGGACGCAGTGAGAGCCTCTGTGCGCAAAAAATTCGGTATGGATATTTATCCGGAAGTAAATTTTATAGGTAACTGA
- a CDS encoding NAD-dependent epimerase/dehydratase family protein, with amino-acid sequence MKNILVIGATGQIGSELTLELRKRYGDDHVVAGYIPSAMPKGELKASGPSAIADVTDRQSIEVVARQFKIDTIYNLAALLSVVAESRPAMAWKIGIDGLWNVLEVAREYNCAVFTPSSIGSFGEATPHVQTPQDTIQRPRTMYGVTKVTTELLSDYYYTKYGVDTRSVRFPGIISNVTPPGGGTTDYAVDIFYSAVKDEKFVCPVKQGTYMDMMYMPDALNAAISLMEAAPARLKHRNAFNIASMSFDPEEIYNAIKKHMPDFEMTYDIDPLKQAIADSWPDSLDDSCAREEWDWMPQYDLESMTVDMLEKLKAKLNK; translated from the coding sequence TAATTGGAGCAACCGGGCAAATTGGCTCGGAACTTACATTGGAGTTGCGCAAACGTTATGGCGACGACCATGTTGTGGCCGGATATATTCCGAGTGCCATGCCCAAGGGGGAATTAAAGGCATCCGGCCCTTCGGCCATTGCAGATGTGACAGACCGTCAGTCCATCGAAGTGGTGGCACGTCAGTTCAAGATAGATACGATATACAACCTGGCGGCCTTGCTTTCGGTTGTGGCGGAAAGTCGTCCGGCCATGGCTTGGAAGATTGGCATAGACGGTTTGTGGAATGTGCTTGAAGTGGCGCGCGAATATAATTGTGCGGTCTTTACTCCGAGTTCTATAGGGTCGTTCGGCGAAGCCACGCCTCACGTACAGACGCCGCAAGATACCATTCAGCGCCCCCGTACGATGTATGGCGTAACCAAAGTGACGACGGAGCTGCTGAGCGATTATTATTATACGAAATACGGAGTAGATACCCGTTCGGTACGTTTCCCTGGAATCATCTCCAATGTAACTCCTCCGGGTGGAGGTACCACGGACTATGCTGTAGATATTTTCTACTCGGCCGTGAAGGACGAAAAGTTTGTCTGTCCCGTGAAGCAGGGCACCTATATGGATATGATGTACATGCCCGATGCTTTGAATGCAGCCATATCGCTGATGGAGGCGGCTCCGGCAAGGTTGAAGCATCGCAATGCATTCAATATCGCTTCCATGAGTTTTGACCCGGAAGAAATCTATAATGCCATTAAGAAGCATATGCCCGATTTCGAAATGACATACGATATAGACCCTCTGAAACAAGCTATTGCTGACAGCTGGCCCGACTCCTTGGATGATTCTTGCGCCCGTGAAGAATGGGACTGGATGCCGCAATACGATTTGGAATCCATGACCGTGGACATGCTGGAGAAACTGAAAGCAAAATTAAATAAGTGA
- a CDS encoding MBL fold metallo-hydrolase: protein MGRIRILGSGTSTGVPEIGCTCPVCTSADARDSRLRTSSLVHTEDAVILIDCGPDFRQQMLKVSSFEKIDGVLITHEHYDHVGGLDDLRPFCRFADIPIFSDVNTAAHLRARMPYCFVDKVYPGVPRINLEEVEVGRPFYINRTEVLPLQVMHGKLPILGYRIGENLGYITDMLTMPDESFERLKGVEVLIMNALQSKSHPTHQTISEALVAAERIGAKETYFIHMSHRVGLHADIENTLPPHVHFAYDGLEITY from the coding sequence ATGGGAAGAATCAGAATATTAGGAAGCGGCACATCGACTGGGGTGCCGGAGATAGGTTGTACTTGTCCGGTTTGTACTTCTGCTGATGCACGGGATAGTCGCTTGCGTACGTCCTCATTGGTACATACGGAAGATGCAGTGATACTGATAGATTGCGGTCCGGATTTCAGGCAGCAGATGTTGAAGGTGTCTTCTTTTGAGAAAATAGATGGAGTGTTGATTACTCATGAGCATTATGACCATGTGGGCGGATTGGACGATTTGCGTCCGTTTTGCCGTTTTGCCGATATCCCTATTTTTTCGGATGTCAATACTGCCGCTCATTTGCGGGCACGTATGCCCTACTGTTTTGTTGACAAAGTCTATCCGGGTGTTCCTCGTATCAATTTGGAGGAGGTGGAAGTCGGTCGGCCTTTTTATATCAACCGGACAGAGGTGCTACCTTTGCAGGTAATGCACGGTAAACTGCCCATTCTGGGGTATCGCATCGGTGAGAATCTGGGTTATATTACAGATATGCTCACAATGCCGGATGAGTCTTTTGAGCGACTGAAAGGCGTTGAGGTGCTTATTATGAATGCCTTGCAGTCGAAATCTCATCCCACGCATCAGACCATATCGGAAGCTTTGGTGGCTGCCGAACGCATTGGTGCGAAAGAAACTTATTTTATTCATATGAGTCACCGTGTCGGACTTCATGCCGATATTGAAAACACGTTGCCGCCTCATGTGCATTTTGCTTATGATGGTCTTGAAATAACTTATTAA
- a CDS encoding DUF4348 domain-containing protein: MRKIVSGFFLFAFLISCGNKKAKIDPFVTLTGMMDSVAHKADTLQEAEVKDIPKPMEADELFDDFIFNYASDDALQRQRTVFPLPYYNRNTPTKIEERFWKHDYLFTKQSYYTLLFDEEDDLELVGDTALKSVQVEWIYLKTHMVKRYYFERKKGMWMLEAINLREIEEGENENFVDFYTRFVTDSVYQSKHISHPLQFVTIDPDDEFSILETTLDMNQWYAFRPTMPADRLSNINYGQKNEDLSNTKILKVNGIGNGYSNIFYFRKQDGEWKLYKYEDTSI, from the coding sequence ATGAGAAAAATAGTATCGGGATTTTTCTTATTTGCTTTTTTAATTTCATGTGGAAATAAAAAAGCGAAGATAGATCCCTTTGTTACACTGACGGGCATGATGGATTCTGTCGCCCACAAGGCCGACACACTGCAAGAAGCGGAAGTGAAGGATATACCGAAACCGATGGAAGCAGACGAACTGTTTGATGATTTTATCTTCAATTATGCCTCAGACGATGCATTGCAAAGGCAAAGGACGGTGTTTCCTTTGCCTTATTACAATCGGAATACTCCGACAAAAATAGAGGAGCGCTTCTGGAAGCATGATTATCTCTTCACGAAACAAAGCTATTACACATTGCTTTTTGATGAAGAAGATGATTTGGAACTTGTAGGAGATACTGCCTTGAAATCGGTGCAAGTGGAATGGATTTATCTGAAAACCCACATGGTGAAGAGATACTATTTTGAACGAAAGAAAGGAATGTGGATGCTCGAAGCCATTAACCTGCGTGAGATAGAAGAGGGGGAAAATGAAAATTTTGTGGATTTTTATACTCGTTTTGTGACGGACAGTGTATATCAAAGCAAGCACATCAGCCATCCGCTGCAATTTGTCACTATCGATCCGGATGATGAATTTTCCATTTTGGAAACCACCTTGGATATGAACCAATGGTATGCGTTTCGCCCGACAATGCCTGCCGATAGATTGTCCAATATCAACTATGGACAGAAAAACGAAGATTTGTCCAATACTAAAATATTGAAAGTAAATGGCATAGGTAACGGATATTCCAATATTTTCTATTTCCGAAAACAAGATGGGGAGTGGAAGTTATACAAATACGAAGATACGAGTATTTAG